Proteins encoded in a region of the Aptenodytes patagonicus chromosome Z, bAptPat1.pri.cur, whole genome shotgun sequence genome:
- the PLIN2 gene encoding perilipin-2, which translates to MALAAIDPQQNIVSRVVNLPLVSSTYDMVSTAYITTKDNHPYLKSVCEIAEKGVKTITSVAMTSAMPIIQKLEPQIVVANNYACIGLDKIEERLPILNQPTDKVVANAKDVVVGAREAVTTTVTGAKETVAHTITGVVGKTKEAMQDSVEMTKSVVNGSINTVLGSRVVQMVSSGVDSALTKSETLVDQYLPLTEAELEKEAAKVEGFEVGVQKPSYCIRLGSLSSKVRTRAYQQALKKVRDAKQKSQETITQLHHTVSLIEYARKNMNSANQKLLDSQEKLYQSWVQWKKNTGQNDGDELHSAEQIESRTLAIARSLTQQLQTTYLTLVSSLQGLPQNVQDQVYSVGSMAGDVYQSFRSASSFQELSDSFLTTSKGQLKKMKESLDDVMDYLVNNTPLNWLVPDFTITDLSSESDDIPDILDLDEEDQQDFSRTNGPYTTGQRAE; encoded by the exons ATGGCATTGGCAGCAATTGATCCACAGCAG aacattgTATCGAGGGTTGTCAACCTTCCCTTGGTGAGCTCCACCTATGATATGGTGTCCACAGCTTACATCACCACAAAGGATAACCATCCTTACCTGAAGTCAGTATGTGAGATAGCAGAGAAAGGGGTGAAGACGATTACTTCAGTAGCCATGACAAGTGCTATGCCTATCATCCAGAAACTGGAACCACAAA TTGTAGTTGCCAACAACTATGCGTGTATAGGTCTAGACAAAATTGAAGAGAGACTGCCTATACTGAATCAACCCACTGACAAG GTTGTTGCCAATGCCAAGGATGTAGTTGTCGGAGCCAGAGAAGCTGTAACAACTACTGTGACTGGTGCCAAGGAAACTGTTGCTCACACGATCACTGGAGTTGTGGGCAAGACTAAAGAAGCAATGCAAGACAGCGTAGAAATGACCAAGTCAGTTGTCAATGGCAGCATTAACACTGTCCTGGGAAGTCGTGTGGTGCAAATGGTGAGCAGTGGAGTGGACAGTGCTCTTACTAAATCAGAGACCCTTGTAGACCAGTATCTCCCACTTACAGAAGCAGAACTAG agaaagaagctgcaaaagTTGAAGGTTTTGAAGTTGGAGTTCAGAAGCCAAGCTACTGCATTAGACTAGGATCCCTGTCTTCAAAGGTCCGCACACGTGCCTACCAACAAGCCTTAAAAAAAGTTAGAGATGCTAAACAGAAAAGCCAGGAGACAATCACTCAGCTCCACCACACTGTTAGTCTG ATTGAGTATGCCAGAAAGAACATGAATAGTGCCAATCAGAAACTTCTTGATTCTCAGGAAAAGCTTTATCAATCCTGGGTacaatggaagaaaaatacaggccAAAATGATGGTGATGAACTGCATAGTGCTGag CAAATTGAGTCGAGAACTCTAGCTATTGCACGGAGCCTCACTCAGCAGCTTCAGACCACCTACCTCACACTAGTCTCAAGCCTACAGGGGCTGCCACAGAATGTGCAGGATCAGGTTTACAGTGTTGGGTCAATGGCAGGTGATGTCTACCAGAGCTTTCGGTCAGCATCTTCCTTCCAAGAATTATCAGACAGCTTTCTTACCACTAGCAAAGGacaactgaagaaaatgaaggagtcTCTGGATGATGTGATGGATTATCTTGTTAACAACACGCCGCTCAACTGGCTG GTTCCAGATTTCACTATTACAGACCTGTCTTCAGAGTCAGATGATATCCCAGACATTTTGGATTTGGATGAAGAAGATCAACAAGACTTTTCACGCACAAATGGCCCTTACACTACAGGGCAAAGAGCTGAATGA